The following coding sequences lie in one Betaproteobacteria bacterium genomic window:
- a CDS encoding DUF4266 domain-containing protein, translated as MPLRLPRVDGRFGPPFRIIAAVIAGVAFAGCSPVQPWERGRLAKPQMSDAPHPAQEVMRQHIYRSREATAGSAAARGGGCGCY; from the coding sequence ATGCCGCTCCGACTTCCACGCGTTGACGGCCGCTTCGGCCCTCCATTCCGAATCATTGCTGCAGTCATTGCCGGGGTGGCGTTCGCGGGGTGCAGTCCCGTCCAGCCCTGGGAACGCGGCAGGCTGGCCAAACCGCAGATGAGCGATGCGCCTCATCCTGCCCAGGAAGTCATGCGTCAGCACATCTACCGCAGCCGGGAGGCGACCGCCGGCAGCGCTGCCGCCAGAGGCGGCGGCTGCGGTTGTTATTGA
- a CDS encoding DUF3570 domain-containing protein has product MPLDALDSSIASALMAAAMALPGMVAGADVDDAEIHYSQYQEGGRTYWPGPGGTVRGLAPLRVDSMHGDARLRLTDRLKLAFGFVQDTWSGATPILSAPEAFLTVTGASAYPVSDSRTNRQLVPFGLGPASTRVPQRDIYHMMTAASAETRRQVDVTLSREWDRATTDVAFGTSDEPDFRSRFGRIANAWDFAGKRTTVTASAGYTSSTVDANLGPASAWIDYGLYRQASSGPRIVDQDQGGLTVQRFKGERQDWSAGLSLKQVIDRNTTASLGVSFDRSSGFLENPYKLVMMGFADPATPPVLFGGLWFTRVFNVAENRPQSRAQWAMDARWSHYFAGPDAALQLDYRFAQDDWSIRSHTFETLWSQAIGPDWLVTPRMRYYTQTAADFYQPYFLFALRAPTLPDGHLDFGRLPAQHYSSDHRLSGYGAVSAGVSVTRELSRGLKVEAGAEYYLHGGRLKAGGGGEDVFADYHYWLFNVGLKLDFDGRRARRPGDSFDDPGGENASHHDHAQMPHAHAGHAGTWQPAGLMYGHSMGEKGSLMIAYRFAASRQAGPTIRGDRKAGDAEVTAQACEGTSCSLVPTSMSMQMHMLDIMYGLTDRIDLMIMPQFMDMTMTMRPLAGAIVDASATHSHGGHDRHGSGGLGDTTVAALIRIAGSGSHELHAGLGLSIPTGSTSELMSAGHALDYGMQPGSGTWDVQPSVTYNGRTARLFWGAQAMATRRTGGYNDAGYALGDATQLSVWTGYSVGDRLAVSLRGLRSTQGAVRGVRQGTHMTTSPPDHPGNYGGRFLDVGVGVNFVVPGFESDAGRLGIEWLEPVRDRFNGYQLERKGNLWVSWSLDF; this is encoded by the coding sequence GTGCCGCTGGATGCACTGGACTCGTCCATCGCGTCCGCACTGATGGCTGCCGCCATGGCGCTGCCCGGCATGGTGGCGGGCGCCGATGTCGACGACGCGGAGATCCACTACAGCCAGTATCAGGAGGGCGGCCGCACGTACTGGCCGGGCCCGGGAGGAACGGTGCGGGGGCTCGCTCCGCTGCGTGTCGACAGCATGCATGGCGATGCAAGGCTGAGGCTCACCGACCGGCTGAAGCTCGCCTTCGGCTTCGTGCAGGACACCTGGTCGGGCGCGACACCGATCCTCTCCGCACCCGAAGCGTTCCTTACGGTGACCGGGGCCTCCGCCTATCCGGTCAGCGACTCCCGCACCAATCGACAACTGGTTCCGTTCGGCCTGGGTCCCGCCTCCACCCGAGTGCCGCAACGCGACATCTACCACATGATGACGGCCGCGTCGGCGGAGACTCGAAGACAGGTGGACGTGACGCTGTCCCGCGAATGGGATCGTGCGACGACCGACGTGGCCTTCGGCACATCGGACGAACCGGATTTCCGCTCGCGCTTCGGCCGGATCGCCAACGCGTGGGACTTCGCCGGAAAACGCACGACCGTGACGGCGTCGGCGGGTTACACCAGCAGCACAGTCGATGCGAACCTCGGTCCTGCGTCGGCCTGGATCGATTACGGCCTCTATCGGCAGGCCTCTTCGGGGCCGCGCATCGTCGACCAGGATCAGGGCGGGCTCACCGTCCAACGCTTCAAGGGCGAACGCCAGGACTGGTCGGCGGGGCTGTCGCTGAAGCAGGTGATCGACCGGAACACCACCGCCTCGCTCGGAGTTTCCTTCGACCGCAGCTCCGGATTCCTGGAGAACCCCTACAAGCTCGTGATGATGGGTTTCGCCGATCCGGCGACCCCACCGGTGCTCTTCGGCGGTCTGTGGTTCACGCGCGTCTTCAACGTCGCGGAGAACCGCCCGCAGTCGCGCGCCCAATGGGCCATGGACGCCCGATGGTCGCACTACTTTGCCGGTCCGGACGCAGCACTGCAGCTGGATTACCGCTTTGCCCAGGACGACTGGAGCATCCGTTCGCACACCTTCGAAACACTCTGGAGCCAGGCCATCGGCCCTGACTGGCTCGTCACGCCGCGGATGCGCTACTACACGCAGACCGCCGCCGATTTCTACCAGCCCTATTTCCTCTTCGCGCTGCGGGCACCGACCCTGCCCGACGGGCATCTGGATTTCGGCCGGTTGCCGGCTCAGCACTACTCCAGCGACCACCGGCTGTCGGGCTATGGCGCAGTGAGCGCCGGCGTTTCGGTGACACGCGAACTGTCCCGGGGACTCAAGGTCGAGGCCGGCGCCGAGTATTACCTGCATGGGGGCAGGCTCAAGGCCGGTGGCGGGGGCGAAGACGTCTTTGCCGACTATCACTACTGGCTTTTCAACGTGGGGCTCAAGCTGGATTTCGACGGCCGCCGTGCCAGGCGTCCCGGAGACTCGTTCGACGATCCGGGCGGAGAGAATGCCTCCCACCACGATCACGCGCAGATGCCGCACGCGCACGCAGGGCACGCGGGAACGTGGCAGCCGGCCGGGTTGATGTACGGGCATTCCATGGGCGAGAAGGGCAGCCTCATGATCGCGTACCGGTTCGCGGCATCGCGGCAAGCGGGCCCGACGATACGCGGCGACCGCAAGGCCGGCGATGCCGAGGTGACGGCGCAGGCCTGCGAAGGGACGTCCTGTTCGCTCGTGCCCACGTCCATGAGCATGCAGATGCACATGCTGGACATCATGTACGGGCTGACCGATCGGATCGATCTCATGATCATGCCCCAATTCATGGACATGACCATGACCATGCGGCCCCTGGCCGGCGCGATCGTCGACGCCTCTGCCACGCACAGCCACGGTGGACACGACCGTCACGGATCGGGCGGGCTCGGCGACACGACCGTCGCCGCGTTGATCCGGATTGCGGGCAGCGGGTCGCACGAATTGCACGCAGGACTGGGGCTCAGCATACCCACGGGCAGCACCTCGGAGCTCATGAGCGCCGGTCATGCGCTCGACTACGGCATGCAGCCCGGCAGCGGCACCTGGGATGTCCAGCCCAGCGTCACGTACAACGGGCGCACCGCACGCCTCTTCTGGGGCGCCCAGGCGATGGCCACCCGGCGCACGGGCGGCTACAACGATGCCGGGTATGCGCTCGGCGATGCCACGCAACTTTCCGTATGGACCGGCTACAGTGTGGGCGACCGGCTCGCGGTATCGTTGCGCGGTCTGCGTTCCACGCAGGGCGCGGTGCGCGGAGTCCGTCAAGGGACGCACATGACCACCAGTCCTCCCGACCATCCGGGCAACTACGGTGGGCGGTTTCTCGACGTGGGTGTGGGTGTGAATTTCGTCGTGCCCGGGTTCGAGTCCGATGCCGGCAGGCTGGGGATCGAATGGCTCGAGCCCGTGCGCGACCGTTTCAACGGCTATCAGCTCGAACGCAAGGGCAACCTCTGGGTGAGCTGGTCGCTCGACTTCTGA
- a CDS encoding FAD:protein FMN transferase, producing the protein MPGTCSNPGPRGRAVPSHGARREIAVRLHALRFKAMGSPCELQCHARDETTAQRAFQMARADIERLEQRYSRYRTDSFLSEMNRVALHGGTIDIDAETASLLHYADTCHRQSDGLFDITSGVLRAAWRFDSGLLPDRGHVEALLPRVGWHKVRWTRSSITFAPGMEIDLGGVVKEYAADRAAGICREHGIAHGLVNLGGDIRVIGAAPDGRPWQIGVRHPRAHDAVAGGLSVREGGVATSGDYERCIVVDGVRYGHILNPLTGWPVRHLASVTVIGPYCLVAGSASTIALLKEDEGPQWLQRLGFPHVWVDAAGEVGGTLGQSASGPR; encoded by the coding sequence ATGCCCGGCACGTGTTCCAACCCGGGGCCCCGGGGCCGTGCGGTTCCCTCGCATGGTGCTCGACGGGAGATCGCCGTGAGGCTCCATGCGCTCCGTTTCAAGGCAATGGGCTCGCCGTGCGAACTGCAGTGTCATGCCCGTGACGAGACCACCGCGCAGCGGGCGTTCCAGATGGCGCGCGCCGACATCGAGCGGCTGGAACAGCGATATTCGCGTTACCGGACCGACAGCTTCCTGTCGGAAATGAATCGTGTCGCCCTGCACGGGGGCACCATCGACATCGACGCCGAAACGGCGTCGCTTCTCCACTATGCCGACACGTGTCATCGCCAGAGCGACGGATTGTTCGACATCACGTCCGGCGTGTTGCGCGCAGCCTGGCGCTTCGATTCCGGGCTGCTGCCGGACCGTGGCCACGTCGAGGCGCTGCTGCCGCGCGTCGGCTGGCACAAGGTGCGGTGGACAAGGTCGTCGATCACCTTCGCGCCGGGAATGGAGATCGATCTGGGCGGGGTGGTCAAGGAGTACGCCGCAGACCGCGCTGCCGGCATCTGCCGCGAGCACGGCATCGCCCATGGTCTGGTCAATCTTGGCGGCGACATCCGCGTGATCGGTGCGGCACCCGATGGCCGGCCCTGGCAGATCGGTGTTCGTCATCCCCGTGCACATGACGCTGTGGCTGGCGGGCTTTCCGTGCGCGAAGGCGGCGTGGCCACGAGCGGAGACTACGAGCGATGCATCGTGGTGGACGGCGTCCGCTACGGGCACATCCTCAACCCGCTGACGGGCTGGCCCGTCCGGCACCTCGCGTCAGTGACGGTGATCGGCCCCTACTGCCTGGTGGCCGGCAGCGCGTCCACCATCGCCTTGCTCAAGGAAGACGAAGGGCCGCAATGGCTGCAGCGTCTCGGCTTTCCGCATGTGTGGGTGGATGCCGCCGGTGAAGTGGGCGGAACGCTGGGGCAGAGCGCTAGCGGCCCACGCTGA
- a CDS encoding PEP-CTERM sorting domain-containing protein (PEP-CTERM proteins occur, often in large numbers, in the proteomes of bacteria that also encode an exosortase, a predicted intramembrane cysteine proteinase. The presence of a PEP-CTERM domain at a protein's C-terminus predicts cleavage within the sorting domain, followed by covalent anchoring to some some component of the (usually Gram-negative) cell surface. Many PEP-CTERM proteins exhibit an unusual sequence composition that includes large numbers of potential glycosylation sites. Expression of one such protein has been shown restore the ability of a bacterium to form floc, a type of biofilm.) has protein sequence MRAIVGLALLASASIASAHVSYNNRDFFAAPATFDGVDTYTLTGLRVASNFSWADAADADWGDSHKGRFLKFTLTQESFVTLSVSAQNDPGLGLGDLIPAFSLYSGLIPAASHEGATAPAYLAHHPGFLPGTPYAAETGKLGDKEGAWNGLGNFWMANDNGDAAEVTFIGYAIDGAGVDVNGDRNAQGQPIIDYAGDGSANQSVTGTWKLAAGSYTVAVGGACYTCQYTEDPSTWGSNRVFSASLTLAPVPEPETWALTGAGLALMLLATRGRRAQR, from the coding sequence CTGCGCGCCATTGTGGGCCTTGCACTGCTTGCCTCGGCATCGATCGCCTCCGCTCACGTGAGCTACAACAATCGCGACTTCTTCGCGGCCCCGGCCACGTTCGACGGAGTGGACACCTACACGCTTACCGGCCTTCGCGTCGCCTCCAATTTCTCCTGGGCCGATGCCGCCGACGCCGATTGGGGCGACAGTCACAAGGGGCGTTTCCTCAAGTTCACGTTGACGCAGGAATCGTTCGTCACGCTGTCCGTCAGCGCGCAGAACGATCCTGGCCTGGGACTTGGAGATCTGATCCCGGCCTTCTCACTGTATTCGGGGCTCATTCCTGCCGCTTCCCATGAAGGCGCCACGGCCCCTGCCTACCTTGCGCATCACCCGGGCTTTCTGCCCGGTACCCCCTATGCCGCCGAGACCGGCAAGCTTGGCGACAAGGAAGGCGCCTGGAACGGACTGGGCAACTTCTGGATGGCCAACGACAACGGCGATGCCGCTGAAGTCACGTTCATCGGTTACGCGATCGACGGTGCGGGCGTCGATGTCAATGGCGACCGCAACGCGCAGGGCCAGCCCATCATCGACTACGCCGGCGATGGATCGGCCAATCAGAGCGTGACCGGAACATGGAAGCTGGCCGCAGGCAGCTATACGGTTGCCGTGGGCGGAGCGTGCTATACGTGCCAGTACACGGAAGACCCGAGCACCTGGGGCTCCAACCGTGTCTTCTCGGCGTCGCTCACGCTGGCCCCGGTGCCCGAACCCGAGACCTGGGCACTGACCGGCGCGGGACTGGCTCTCATGCTGCTGGCGACTCGCGGTCGCCGCGCTCAGCGCTGA